A DNA window from Allokutzneria albata contains the following coding sequences:
- a CDS encoding N-acetylglucosamine kinase, whose protein sequence is MILGVDIGGTSSRALLADLDGTRLGTGKTGGGNPNSHAPAQAAAEVAGALKAALDGRDPAGVAAAVVGMAGASKMADPEIVTLFTDMWHGVGLRCPMLVVTDCEVGFAAGTPKPTGTALVAGTGSVAMRIVDHRMAAIFGGNGWLLGDEGSGYWVGREAVRATLKAIEGRAPLSPLTEAVLAEVGGTGSADRRRLVITRCNADEPVRLARFAPLVSTAAAEGDEIAQDIVRRGVLHLVDITLAAAPTVDGSPVVLIGSLTEAGNPFGDALRVGLSANGFTDISEARDGAAGAAWLAATELLPDDARRQALHTALFD, encoded by the coding sequence GTGATCCTCGGAGTGGACATCGGCGGCACGTCGAGCAGGGCCCTGCTGGCCGATCTGGACGGCACCCGCCTGGGCACGGGCAAGACGGGCGGCGGGAACCCGAACTCGCACGCGCCCGCCCAGGCCGCCGCCGAGGTGGCCGGGGCGCTCAAGGCAGCACTGGACGGCCGCGATCCCGCCGGGGTCGCGGCCGCCGTCGTCGGCATGGCGGGCGCCAGCAAGATGGCCGACCCGGAGATCGTCACGCTGTTCACCGACATGTGGCACGGGGTCGGCCTGCGCTGCCCGATGCTCGTGGTCACCGACTGCGAGGTCGGCTTCGCCGCGGGCACGCCCAAGCCCACCGGCACCGCGCTGGTCGCGGGCACCGGCTCGGTCGCGATGCGGATCGTCGACCACCGGATGGCCGCGATCTTCGGCGGCAACGGCTGGCTGCTCGGCGACGAGGGGTCCGGCTACTGGGTGGGCCGCGAGGCCGTGCGCGCCACGCTCAAGGCCATCGAGGGCCGGGCCCCGCTCAGCCCGCTCACCGAGGCCGTCCTCGCCGAGGTCGGCGGCACCGGCTCGGCCGACCGCAGGCGCCTGGTGATCACCCGGTGCAACGCCGACGAGCCGGTCCGCCTCGCCCGGTTCGCCCCGCTGGTCAGCACCGCCGCGGCCGAGGGCGACGAGATCGCGCAGGACATCGTGCGGCGCGGCGTGCTGCACCTGGTGGACATCACCCTCGCGGCGGCGCCCACCGTCGACGGCTCACCGGTGGTGCTCATCGGCAGCCTCACCGAGGCGGGCAACCCGTTCGGCGACGCACTGCGGGTCGGCTTGAGCGCCAACGGTTTCACCGACATCTCCGAGGCCCGTGACGGAGCGGCGGGCGCCGCGTGGCTCGCCGCCACCGAACTCCTCCCCGACGACGCCCGACGCCAAGCGCTCCACACCGCTCTCTTCGACTAG
- a CDS encoding S8 family serine peptidase → MALRRGRQALRGGAVVLVAALAATGFAGHATAQTTPADGLSPAAPTGPWPKVAERDRVDPALLAADGTATAFVELTERALIDVYAEQRRDRATPDQSAKAVRANRERMNQQADRVVAALGSGGQELYRTANALNGVMLSGEARKLAALGKLPEVRSVRRHMPTERMNASAAQLTKAVNAWKATGRLGDDIRIGIVDDGVDYTHATFGGPGTKEAYKAIDSTKVDSSYFPTAKVVGGTDLAGNDYDSSGRYGSRTPKPDPNPLACGAHGTHVAGTAAGFGVNADGSTFKGDYNALGGDQLAAMRIGPGTAPKAKIYAYKVFGCKGSTSVTAKAMDLVLDPNGDGDFSDRLDVVNLSLGTDFGTPDTPDNKIMKTLAEHGVLVVAANGNGGDINDVGGSPANAPSTLAVANTRDAYALRDGLDVTAPSTVAGRRTGQYSSEYTGYDSLDLTRQVVTMSDDANKDGCKAFSDADKAKVADKIVWLDWDDNDATRKCGSAVRANNAEAAGAKAILLPSTVFEFTAGIAGNKNVPMFQLTRQASEQLRPALGQLSVRLRGSLRGSTPNVEPRIADTVTPSSSRGGRGPAVKPDVAAPGDTISSAKSGSGNEVLVIGGTSMASPHVAGIAALVRQAHPDWTPEEVKASVMNTATATVTAAADKQIAEGPQRVGSGRVDALAAQQNQVLAMADDASQSVSVSFGTVEVIDRVRATRTVKVVNKSDKPVSVAIDYVAATKMPGVRYEVTPSELGLGPKLTRTFTVTLRIDDARMLRKVIDPTMDAKQGGKARQFVADASGWLTVTPKGGSALRVPVYAAPKPVAQLSAQKLEVGAQRLVQFTGRGLDQGKGSEAYRSLASVFELHGSSQQMRDCGGAVVDNCTINQTARGGDLRWFGANSNQQGLVTFGIATWGDWASIGGNTVPFVDIDTTGDGRPDRRVEAGRQPQTDLVLSQTRDLTRRDPDGSFPLIEAQPVNTQYGDVDTNIYDTSVIALPTTVKALGIPAGATSAPLKYVVNVRGYYVAPSDSDGLVDTSGTPVAFDPLKPGVIIGSAPAVAHVARDRSTLQVKPGPGTVPRELLILHHHNARGQRAGLIAM, encoded by the coding sequence ATGGCACTCCGCCGAGGACGACAGGCACTGCGCGGCGGGGCTGTGGTGCTCGTCGCCGCACTGGCCGCGACCGGGTTCGCCGGCCACGCCACCGCACAGACCACCCCGGCCGACGGGCTGTCCCCCGCCGCCCCGACCGGCCCCTGGCCGAAGGTGGCCGAGCGCGACCGGGTCGATCCGGCGCTGCTCGCCGCGGACGGCACCGCGACGGCCTTCGTCGAGCTGACCGAGCGCGCGCTGATCGACGTCTACGCCGAGCAGCGCCGCGACCGCGCGACGCCGGACCAGAGCGCCAAGGCCGTGCGCGCCAACCGCGAGCGGATGAACCAGCAGGCGGACCGCGTGGTCGCCGCGCTGGGCTCCGGCGGACAGGAGCTGTACCGCACCGCCAACGCGCTCAACGGCGTGATGCTCAGCGGTGAGGCGCGCAAGCTCGCCGCACTCGGCAAGCTGCCCGAGGTCCGCTCGGTGCGCAGGCACATGCCGACCGAGCGGATGAACGCCAGCGCCGCGCAGCTCACCAAGGCCGTGAACGCGTGGAAGGCGACCGGGCGGCTCGGCGACGACATCCGCATCGGCATCGTCGACGACGGCGTGGACTACACGCACGCGACCTTCGGCGGGCCGGGCACCAAGGAGGCCTACAAGGCCATCGACTCCACCAAGGTCGACTCCTCCTACTTCCCCACCGCCAAGGTGGTCGGCGGGACCGACCTGGCGGGCAACGACTACGACTCCTCCGGCCGCTACGGCTCGCGCACGCCGAAGCCGGACCCCAACCCGCTGGCCTGCGGGGCGCACGGCACGCACGTCGCGGGCACCGCGGCGGGCTTCGGCGTCAACGCCGACGGCAGCACGTTCAAGGGCGACTACAACGCCCTCGGCGGCGACCAACTCGCGGCGATGCGCATCGGGCCGGGTACCGCGCCGAAGGCGAAGATCTACGCGTACAAGGTGTTCGGCTGCAAGGGCAGCACGAGCGTGACCGCCAAGGCGATGGACCTGGTCCTCGACCCCAACGGCGACGGGGACTTCAGCGACCGGCTGGACGTGGTGAACCTGTCGCTGGGCACCGACTTCGGCACCCCGGACACCCCGGACAACAAGATCATGAAGACGCTCGCCGAGCACGGCGTGCTGGTCGTCGCGGCCAACGGCAACGGCGGCGACATCAACGACGTCGGCGGCTCCCCGGCGAACGCGCCGTCCACCCTGGCCGTGGCCAACACCAGGGACGCCTACGCGCTGCGGGACGGGCTCGACGTCACCGCTCCGTCCACAGTGGCCGGTCGCAGGACGGGCCAGTACAGCTCGGAGTACACCGGCTACGACAGCCTGGACCTCACCCGCCAGGTCGTCACCATGTCCGACGACGCGAACAAGGACGGCTGCAAGGCCTTCTCCGACGCGGACAAGGCCAAGGTGGCGGACAAGATCGTCTGGCTGGACTGGGACGACAACGACGCCACCCGCAAGTGCGGTTCCGCGGTGCGCGCGAACAACGCCGAAGCCGCCGGTGCCAAGGCGATCCTGTTGCCCAGCACCGTTTTCGAGTTCACCGCGGGCATCGCGGGCAACAAGAACGTGCCGATGTTCCAGCTGACCCGCCAGGCCAGCGAGCAGCTGCGCCCGGCGCTCGGTCAGCTCAGCGTGCGCCTGCGCGGCTCGCTGCGCGGTTCCACCCCCAACGTCGAGCCGCGGATCGCCGACACCGTGACGCCCTCGTCCTCCCGTGGCGGGCGCGGTCCGGCCGTCAAGCCCGACGTCGCCGCGCCCGGCGACACGATCTCCTCGGCGAAATCGGGCAGTGGCAACGAGGTCCTGGTCATCGGCGGCACCTCGATGGCCAGTCCGCACGTCGCCGGGATCGCCGCGCTGGTCCGCCAAGCCCACCCGGACTGGACGCCGGAGGAGGTCAAGGCGTCGGTGATGAACACCGCCACCGCGACCGTCACCGCCGCGGCGGACAAGCAGATCGCGGAAGGGCCGCAGCGGGTCGGCTCGGGCCGGGTGGACGCGCTCGCGGCGCAGCAGAACCAGGTCCTGGCGATGGCCGACGACGCGTCGCAGTCCGTCAGCGTCTCCTTCGGCACCGTCGAGGTGATCGACCGCGTGCGGGCCACCAGGACCGTCAAGGTGGTCAACAAGAGCGACAAGCCGGTGAGCGTGGCGATCGACTACGTCGCGGCGACCAAGATGCCCGGCGTGCGCTACGAGGTCACGCCGAGCGAACTGGGCCTGGGCCCGAAGCTGACCAGGACCTTCACCGTGACGCTGCGGATCGACGACGCGCGGATGCTGCGCAAGGTCATCGATCCGACCATGGACGCCAAGCAGGGCGGCAAGGCGCGGCAGTTCGTCGCCGACGCCTCCGGCTGGCTGACCGTGACGCCCAAGGGCGGATCGGCGCTGCGGGTGCCGGTCTACGCGGCGCCGAAGCCGGTCGCGCAACTGTCCGCGCAGAAGCTGGAGGTCGGTGCGCAGCGGCTGGTGCAGTTCACCGGGCGCGGGCTCGACCAGGGCAAGGGCAGCGAGGCCTACCGCTCGCTGGCCAGCGTCTTCGAACTGCACGGCAGCTCGCAGCAGATGCGCGACTGCGGTGGCGCCGTCGTGGACAACTGCACGATCAACCAGACCGCGCGCGGCGGTGACCTGCGCTGGTTCGGCGCGAACAGCAACCAGCAGGGGCTGGTCACCTTCGGCATCGCGACCTGGGGCGACTGGGCGAGCATCGGCGGCAACACGGTCCCGTTCGTCGACATCGACACCACCGGCGACGGCAGGCCGGACCGCCGCGTCGAGGCGGGCAGGCAGCCGCAGACCGATCTGGTGCTGTCCCAGACCAGGGACCTCACCAGGCGCGATCCGGACGGCTCCTTCCCGCTGATCGAGGCCCAGCCGGTGAACACGCAGTACGGCGACGTGGACACCAACATCTACGACACCAGCGTGATCGCGCTGCCGACCACGGTGAAGGCGCTGGGCATCCCGGCCGGAGCGACCTCGGCGCCGCTGAAGTACGTGGTGAACGTGCGGGGCTACTACGTGGCGCCCAGCGACTCCGACGGCCTGGTCGACACCAGCGGCACCCCGGTGGCCTTCGACCCGCTCAAACCCGGCGTGATCATCGGCTCGGCGCCCGCGGTCGCGCACGTGGCCCGCGACCGGTCGACGCTGCAGGTCAAGCCCGGTCCCGGCACCGTGCCGAGGGAGTTGTTGATCTTGCACCACCACAACGCGCGCGGTCAACGGGCGGGCCTGATCGCAATGTGA
- a CDS encoding DUF6355 family natural product biosynthesis protein: protein MTDEECTHPERAGAERRRGRGGDAGRTGRTHPPGLRLRRGGFYDHCESNPNLTVMLRVSRIFGSDFKVCVRPGRTNLQQYSPDPHNWAVTNAWYIGGQFCAPAYYGTVED from the coding sequence ATGACAGATGAAGAGTGCACGCATCCTGAGCGTGCTGGCGCTGAGCGTCGCCGCGGCCGGGGTGGCGATGCCGGCCGCACGGGCCGAACCCACCCCCCGGGCCTGCGGTTACGTCGCGGCGGCTTCTACGACCACTGCGAGTCGAACCCGAACCTGACCGTGATGCTCCGAGTCTCCCGGATCTTCGGCAGCGATTTCAAGGTCTGCGTCCGACCGGGTAGAACGAACCTTCAGCAGTACTCGCCGGATCCCCACAACTGGGCGGTCACCAACGCCTGGTACATCGGCGGACAATTCTGCGCCCCCGCCTACTACGGAACTGTTGAAGATTAA
- a CDS encoding DUF7927 domain-containing protein, with protein sequence MAALLVLSVLAPSAAVAQQPRGLGTERRIGPAPVYSGLAHGAITMASNSVVNCGATTCTDSTSNGQPATWVKVDPSAPGTTASSARLSLPSGATVLSARLYWQLNPVASAGTSGDASKANQVAIKVPGGTAYRRLTADTYDWFDAAGRGTPALTAHAGAKDVTDLVRAAGSGDYTVADVQACQGRSINSATNLGCWGGWSLVVAYENPAEPLRYLQVWDGFQKVVGTSSVAIDLTGIKSVSSRVPNATLGITAGDGDADIDGDYLQVGRDASSLQTLTMPAPPLPGSDRPNAFSSRIDLVSAAGAGSNTTARNPAPVNNFGYDARTVDVTGKVPAGTDRLQLKIATNGDAIYPQTVWLMTDALEPDLRITKANTPPGTTADNPPGWVVKGDEITYTLDVANKRADGSTTDLDTATDISVTDRLPAGLSYVEGSGAGCSASGQLVTCPLADLRPGASARITFRVKVGGSVADGTKFDNTAQLTFKGLQTGRPQSRESNTVRNTVTSPRYELVKSVDKAEALPGDTLTYTVGIRNTGTVEAPGIVVTDTLPAGTSYLGSTPSQGSVSGSGPLVWNAGDLAIGGSASLQIKVRIGEEVIGTSLVNRAKGTYGPPGIVPPDNRCTDDSAAACANTIVPGPGYTVKKSVDKAEAKPGEKVVYTLTVRNTGRVTAKDIKVVDDLSKVLDDADYNADASASSGAASFAAPRLTWTGTLPVQGTATITYSVTVKSPNTGDHKLVNAVTSETPGGNCPPGSTDPACSKTTLVPGMAINKEVDKKSANPGDKVTYTVTVTNTGQTTLTGASFVDDLSNVLDDAVYNADVTASVGGATYAAPRLTWTGDLKVGESAKITYSVTVKSPNPGDNKLVNTVTSETPGNRCESSCTTTTPVSGFRVEKKADPAQASPGGTVTYAVTVTNTGRTTLTGVSFVDDLTAVLDDAVYNEDAAASVGGVTYAAPRLTWKGDLAVGGSATVKYSVRVSDPVKGDHRLVNAVTSETPGGNCPPGSTDPKCSTTTPVSGVDIRKEVDKKSANPGEKVTYTVTVTNKGQTALIGASFVDDLTAVLDDAVYNEDAAASVGGVTYAAPKLTWKGDLPIGAVATVKYSVTVNKPNIGDNKLVNAISSETPGGNCPPGSKDPRCTTTTTVPGITIKKVVDKQVANPGDKVTYTVTVTNTGQTDVKAAAFTDDLSKVLDAADYNADAAASVGGATYAAPRLTWTGDLKVGESAKITYSVTVKSPSTGDRKLTNAVSSETPGGNCPPGSTDPDCGTTTVVPGVLIVKTADPRRAKPGEKVTYTVKVTNTGAAPLTGVSFVDDMTGVLDDARYNGDARASAGTVSYSAPKLSWSGDLAVGAAATITYSVTVEDPANGDRKLTNAVTSDTPGGNCPPDGRDPRCGTETPVDPKPPVPPTPPTPDGTKPPLADTGAATGALIHWGLLLIAAGFAAIVSARRRRA encoded by the coding sequence ATGGCCGCGCTTCTCGTGCTTTCCGTGCTCGCGCCGTCCGCCGCTGTCGCGCAGCAACCGCGCGGGCTGGGCACGGAGCGCCGGATCGGCCCGGCGCCGGTGTACTCCGGCCTCGCCCACGGCGCGATCACGATGGCGTCGAACTCCGTGGTCAACTGCGGGGCGACCACCTGCACCGACAGCACCAGCAACGGGCAGCCCGCGACCTGGGTGAAGGTCGACCCGTCCGCTCCCGGCACCACCGCGTCGAGCGCGCGGCTCAGCCTGCCCAGCGGCGCGACCGTGCTCTCCGCCAGGCTGTACTGGCAGCTCAACCCCGTTGCCAGCGCGGGGACCTCCGGGGATGCGAGCAAGGCGAACCAGGTCGCGATCAAGGTCCCCGGCGGCACGGCGTACCGGCGGTTGACCGCCGACACCTACGACTGGTTCGACGCCGCGGGCCGGGGCACCCCGGCGCTCACCGCGCACGCGGGCGCGAAAGACGTCACCGACCTGGTGCGCGCCGCGGGCTCGGGCGACTACACCGTCGCCGACGTCCAGGCGTGCCAGGGCAGGTCGATCAACTCCGCCACGAACCTCGGGTGCTGGGGTGGCTGGTCCCTCGTCGTCGCCTACGAGAACCCGGCGGAGCCGCTGCGCTACCTCCAGGTCTGGGACGGCTTCCAGAAGGTCGTGGGCACCAGCTCCGTCGCCATCGACCTCACCGGGATCAAGTCGGTCAGCAGCCGTGTCCCGAACGCCACGCTCGGCATCACCGCGGGCGACGGCGACGCCGACATCGACGGGGACTACCTCCAGGTGGGCAGGGACGCGTCGTCCCTGCAGACGTTGACCATGCCCGCGCCCCCGCTCCCGGGTTCTGACCGCCCCAACGCCTTCAGCAGCCGCATCGACCTCGTCTCCGCGGCGGGCGCGGGGAGCAACACCACCGCGAGGAATCCCGCGCCGGTCAACAACTTCGGCTACGACGCCCGCACGGTCGACGTCACCGGCAAGGTGCCAGCGGGCACCGACCGGCTCCAGCTGAAGATCGCGACCAACGGCGACGCGATCTACCCGCAGACCGTGTGGCTGATGACCGACGCCCTCGAACCCGACCTGCGGATCACCAAGGCCAACACCCCTCCCGGCACCACTGCGGACAACCCGCCCGGGTGGGTCGTCAAGGGCGACGAGATCACCTACACCCTGGACGTCGCCAACAAGCGCGCCGACGGGAGCACCACCGACCTGGACACCGCGACGGACATCTCGGTGACCGACCGCCTGCCCGCCGGACTGTCCTATGTGGAGGGTTCGGGAGCCGGGTGCTCGGCGAGCGGCCAGCTCGTCACGTGCCCGCTCGCCGACCTCCGTCCCGGCGCGAGCGCGCGGATCACCTTCCGCGTCAAGGTCGGTGGTTCCGTCGCGGACGGGACGAAGTTCGACAACACCGCCCAGCTCACGTTCAAGGGACTTCAGACCGGAAGGCCGCAGTCGCGCGAGAGCAACACCGTGCGCAACACGGTCACCTCGCCGCGCTATGAGCTGGTGAAGTCGGTGGACAAGGCTGAAGCGCTTCCCGGTGACACGCTGACCTACACGGTGGGCATCCGGAACACGGGAACCGTTGAGGCGCCCGGGATCGTGGTCACCGACACGCTCCCCGCCGGAACGAGTTACCTCGGGTCGACACCGTCACAGGGCTCGGTGTCCGGCTCGGGACCGCTGGTGTGGAACGCGGGTGACCTCGCGATCGGCGGGAGCGCGAGCCTCCAGATCAAGGTCCGGATCGGAGAGGAGGTCATCGGCACCTCGCTCGTCAACCGTGCCAAGGGAACCTATGGACCGCCCGGAATCGTACCGCCGGACAACCGGTGCACTGACGACTCTGCAGCGGCCTGTGCGAACACGATCGTGCCCGGCCCGGGTTACACCGTGAAGAAGAGCGTGGACAAGGCGGAGGCGAAGCCGGGCGAGAAGGTCGTCTACACGCTGACCGTGCGCAACACCGGCCGTGTGACCGCCAAGGACATCAAGGTCGTCGACGACCTCTCCAAAGTCCTGGACGACGCCGACTACAACGCCGACGCGTCCGCTTCCTCCGGTGCTGCGTCATTTGCGGCGCCGCGACTGACGTGGACCGGAACGCTGCCGGTCCAGGGCACGGCCACCATCACGTACTCCGTGACGGTCAAGTCGCCGAACACCGGGGACCACAAGCTCGTCAACGCGGTGACGTCGGAGACCCCGGGGGGCAACTGCCCGCCGGGCTCGACCGATCCGGCGTGCTCGAAGACGACGCTCGTCCCCGGCATGGCGATCAACAAGGAGGTCGACAAGAAGTCGGCGAACCCGGGTGACAAGGTCACCTACACGGTCACGGTGACCAACACCGGCCAGACCACGCTGACCGGGGCGTCCTTTGTGGACGATCTGAGCAACGTTCTGGACGACGCGGTGTACAACGCCGACGTCACTGCTTCGGTCGGTGGTGCGACCTACGCGGCTCCTCGATTGACCTGGACGGGAGATCTCAAGGTCGGTGAGAGCGCGAAGATCACGTACTCGGTGACAGTGAAGTCGCCCAATCCGGGTGACAACAAGCTCGTCAACACCGTCACCTCGGAGACGCCCGGCAACCGGTGCGAGTCCTCGTGCACGACGACGACGCCGGTCTCCGGATTCCGGGTCGAGAAGAAGGCCGACCCCGCACAGGCCAGCCCCGGGGGCACGGTGACCTACGCCGTGACCGTGACGAACACCGGCCGGACCACGCTGACCGGAGTGTCCTTTGTGGACGATCTGACGGCGGTGCTGGACGACGCGGTGTACAACGAGGACGCCGCCGCGTCCGTCGGCGGGGTGACTTACGCGGCGCCCAGGTTGACGTGGAAGGGTGATCTCGCGGTCGGCGGCTCCGCGACGGTGAAGTACTCGGTCCGGGTGAGCGACCCGGTCAAGGGCGACCACAGGCTCGTCAACGCCGTGACGTCCGAGACCCCTGGGGGCAACTGTCCGCCGGGCTCGACGGACCCGAAGTGCTCGACGACGACTCCTGTGTCCGGTGTGGACATCCGCAAGGAGGTCGACAAGAAGTCCGCCAACCCCGGCGAGAAGGTCACGTACACGGTGACCGTGACCAACAAGGGGCAGACGGCGTTGATCGGAGCGTCCTTTGTGGACGATCTGACGGCGGTGCTGGACGACGCGGTGTACAACGAGGACGCCGCCGCGTCCGTCGGCGGGGTGACTTACGCGGCGCCCAAGTTGACGTGGAAGGGCGATCTCCCGATCGGAGCGGTCGCCACCGTCAAGTACTCGGTCACCGTGAACAAGCCCAACATCGGTGACAACAAGCTGGTCAACGCGATCAGCTCCGAGACGCCCGGAGGCAACTGCCCGCCGGGCTCGAAGGACCCGCGGTGCACCACCACGACGACGGTCCCCGGCATCACCATCAAGAAGGTCGTGGACAAGCAGGTCGCCAACCCCGGCGACAAGGTCACCTACACCGTCACGGTCACCAACACCGGCCAGACGGACGTTAAGGCGGCGGCGTTCACCGATGACCTGTCGAAGGTGCTCGACGCCGCCGACTACAACGCCGACGCCGCTGCTTCGGTCGGCGGTGCGACCTATGCGGCTCCTCGATTGACCTGGACGGGAGATCTCAAGGTCGGTGAGAGCGCGAAGATCACGTACTCGGTGACCGTGAAGTCGCCGAGCACCGGGGACCGCAAGCTCACCAACGCGGTCAGCTCGGAGACCCCGGGTGGCAACTGCCCGCCCGGCTCCACCGATCCGGACTGCGGCACGACCACGGTGGTCCCGGGCGTGCTGATCGTCAAGACCGCCGACCCGCGGCGCGCGAAGCCCGGCGAGAAGGTGACCTACACGGTCAAGGTCACCAACACCGGGGCGGCGCCGCTGACCGGAGTGTCCTTTGTGGACGACATGACCGGGGTTCTTGACGACGCGAGGTACAACGGCGACGCCAGGGCTTCCGCGGGGACGGTCTCCTACTCGGCGCCGAAGCTGAGCTGGAGCGGTGACCTCGCGGTCGGCGCGGCGGCGACGATCACGTACTCCGTGACCGTCGAGGACCCGGCGAACGGGGACCGCAAGCTCACCAACGCGGTCACCTCCGACACTCCTGGCGGCAACTGCCCTCCGGACGGCAGGGACCCGCGGTGCGGGACCGAGACGCCCGTCGATCCCAAGCCGCCGGTGCCGCCGACCCCGCCGACTCCGGATGGCACGAAGCCACCGTTGGCCGACACGGGAGCCGCTACGGGGGCGCTCATCCACTGGGGCTTGCTGCTCATCGCCGCGGGGTTCGCCGCCATCGTCTCCGCGCGCCGGAGGAGGGCCTGA